In Aureibaculum algae, the following are encoded in one genomic region:
- a CDS encoding LacI family DNA-binding transcriptional regulator, with the protein MKNKRQSIKDIAKKMEVSVTTVSFVLNGKAVEKKISKAVTQKIVDYVKKINYKPNQIAQSLRTGKSKIIVFMVEDISNYFFAKLARIIEDIAYKKGYKVIFCSSENNDDKSIELINVFKDRQVDGYIIIPSPGIKSSIKELLDEGIPVILFDRYFPELDSNYLIVNNKESSYNATKHLINNKFKSIGFITTDVEQTQMLDRLKGYEEAITEAGLKKYVIRLPLKNLDLTSGGGEEFIKEFMQNTPELDAMYFATNYLALSGLHVVKKYFPRLVNELGILTFDDLDFFKIYTPTISAVSQPIDKIAQSLMNLMLVLLKSDQKHVANTKIILETKLEIRSSSLLK; encoded by the coding sequence ATGAAGAACAAGCGCCAATCTATTAAAGATATTGCGAAAAAAATGGAAGTTTCAGTAACTACTGTTTCTTTTGTTTTAAACGGAAAAGCCGTAGAAAAAAAGATATCAAAAGCAGTCACCCAAAAGATAGTGGATTATGTTAAAAAAATAAATTATAAACCAAATCAAATTGCACAAAGTTTAAGAACGGGTAAGTCTAAGATTATTGTCTTCATGGTCGAGGATATTTCAAATTATTTTTTTGCTAAACTGGCAAGAATTATAGAAGATATAGCATACAAAAAGGGATATAAGGTGATCTTTTGTAGTAGTGAAAATAATGATGATAAATCTATAGAGCTTATAAATGTCTTTAAAGATAGACAAGTTGACGGGTATATTATCATACCTTCTCCTGGTATTAAGTCTAGCATAAAAGAACTTTTAGATGAAGGTATCCCAGTCATTCTTTTTGATAGATATTTTCCTGAATTAGATAGTAATTATTTAATAGTTAATAATAAAGAATCGTCTTACAACGCCACTAAACATCTTATAAATAATAAATTTAAAAGCATTGGTTTCATAACTACAGATGTCGAACAGACGCAAATGCTCGATAGATTAAAAGGGTATGAGGAAGCGATTACTGAAGCAGGATTGAAGAAATATGTTATAAGACTTCCACTAAAAAATTTGGACTTGACCAGTGGAGGTGGAGAGGAATTTATAAAAGAGTTTATGCAGAATACTCCTGAGTTGGATGCGATGTATTTTGCTACTAATTATTTGGCCTTAAGTGGTTTGCATGTTGTAAAGAAGTATTTCCCTAGACTTGTAAACGAATTAGGAATTCTTACTTTTGATGACCTTGATTTTTTTAAAATTTATACTCCAACAATTTCTGCAGTTTCCCAGCCTATTGATAAAATCGCTCAATCTCTCATGAACTTAATGCTGGTCTTACTTAAAAGCGATCAAAAACATGTTGCAAATACAAAAATTATATTAGAAACCAAGCTTGAAATAAGAAGTTCTTCCTTGTTAAAATAA